In one window of Dehalococcoidia bacterium DNA:
- a CDS encoding helix-turn-helix domain-containing protein, with amino-acid sequence MTKRRGKYQAAWDAPRVRALRSRMRLTQQQMADELGTRQQTVSEWETGLYRPRGASATLLGIIAERAGFTYEVTGETETPEDDAPTP; translated from the coding sequence ATGACGAAGCGGAGGGGCAAGTACCAAGCGGCCTGGGACGCGCCCCGCGTGCGTGCGCTGCGCAGCCGCATGCGGCTGACGCAGCAGCAGATGGCCGACGAGCTCGGCACGCGCCAGCAGACGGTCAGCGAGTGGGAGACAGGCCTCTACCGCCCGCGCGGCGCCTCGGCCACCCTGCTCGGCATCATCGCGGAGCGGGCGGGGTTCACGTACGAGGTCACGGGCGAGACGGAGACGCCGGAGGACGACGCTCCTACGCCCTAG
- a CDS encoding RelA/SpoT domain-containing protein: MAFPKPPSDRTAVDAAGQFVIQRLKHPLKLHYWRARHNALTLVNAWRVAHAFPLNTFQTTLRRKAVGVDQQALVSQRIKRLRAIRDKLTRMPWLQLSEMQDIGGCRAVVRSVSQVRKLVAEYKVSRIRHQLIDEDDYINKPKKTGYRSYHLIYSYSSDDVPTWNRLKIEMQFRSHAQHAWATAVETVGTFTDQALKANRGSDEWKRFFALMGTEIALREGTPPVPGTPSSKDDLLKELRELVQQLNVIYRLRAYGSMLKATFANPQLRRARFFLLSVDPVASGITIRAYRASELERAFEDLNKTERENVKKPRQDAVLVSVDSLTALRNAYPSYFMDTHRFVREVERALRTADHP, encoded by the coding sequence ATGGCCTTTCCCAAGCCGCCTTCGGATAGAACCGCAGTAGACGCTGCGGGCCAATTTGTGATTCAGCGTCTCAAGCATCCCCTTAAATTACATTACTGGCGGGCCCGCCATAATGCGCTAACCTTAGTGAATGCGTGGCGAGTCGCACATGCCTTCCCTCTTAATACTTTCCAAACGACTCTGAGACGGAAAGCTGTCGGAGTAGATCAGCAAGCACTCGTGTCCCAGCGAATAAAACGCTTGCGTGCTATTCGAGACAAGCTAACGCGCATGCCGTGGCTCCAACTCTCGGAGATGCAGGATATAGGTGGTTGTCGTGCGGTTGTTAGATCAGTGAGCCAAGTCAGGAAGCTGGTAGCCGAATATAAGGTGAGTAGAATACGCCACCAACTCATTGATGAGGATGATTATATTAACAAACCCAAGAAGACGGGATATCGGAGTTACCATTTGATATACAGCTATTCCAGCGATGATGTACCTACATGGAATAGGTTGAAGATCGAGATGCAATTCCGATCTCACGCTCAGCATGCTTGGGCAACTGCTGTTGAAACCGTAGGCACATTCACAGACCAAGCACTGAAGGCAAATCGTGGCAGTGACGAATGGAAACGGTTCTTCGCCCTGATGGGCACAGAGATTGCTCTACGGGAGGGTACACCCCCTGTGCCTGGAACACCCTCAAGCAAAGATGATCTGTTAAAAGAATTGAGAGAACTGGTGCAGCAGTTAAACGTTATCTACCGTTTGCGTGCTTACGGCTCCATGTTAAAAGCAACATTTGCCAATCCACAATTGCGGAGAGCTCGGTTCTTCTTGCTCTCTGTTGACCCTGTGGCTTCGGGAATCACGATTAGGGCGTACCGGGCTAGTGAATTGGAACGTGCATTTGAAGACCTGAATAAGACTGAGCGGGAAAATGTGAAGAAACCTAGACAAGATGCCGTGCTTGTCTCAGTAGATTCTCTGACGGCTTTGCGGAACGCATATCCAAGCTACTTCATGGATACGCATAGGTTTGTCAGAGAAGTCGAGCGGGCGTTAAGGACGGCGGATCACCCCTAA
- a CDS encoding co-chaperone GroES, with amino-acid sequence MPKPTTPRKFNPLSDRVVVKPSVKDEMTKSGLVIPDIAKEKPVEGEIIAVGPGRWEDGKRIPLEVKVGDKVIYAKYAGSEIKEDGQEYIILKEADILAKVA; translated from the coding sequence ATGCCAAAACCAACGACGCCGCGCAAATTCAACCCGCTCAGTGACAGGGTGGTCGTCAAGCCCTCCGTCAAGGATGAGATGACCAAGAGCGGCCTCGTCATCCCCGACATCGCCAAGGAGAAGCCCGTGGAGGGCGAGATCATCGCCGTCGGCCCCGGCCGCTGGGAGGACGGGAAGCGCATTCCCCTGGAGGTCAAGGTGGGGGACAAGGTCATTTACGCCAAGTACGCCGGCTCCGAGATCAAGGAGGACGGCCAGGAGTACATCATCCTGAAGGAAGCGGATATTCTGGCCAAGGTGGCCTAG